The following proteins are co-located in the Billgrantia tianxiuensis genome:
- a CDS encoding TetR/AcrR family transcriptional regulator, with amino-acid sequence MSGKRNLTAAERRERTVDTVIELSARDDPANITTGSIAKHMRVTQGALFRHFPSKDAVWEAVIGRIAERIIKRLDRAAASADSPLAALEAMFHAHIAFIVEHPGVPRLMMGQLQHARPTPARRMVRSLLFLYRERIEKLLIEAQEAGDLRRELNIEAAATQFIGTIQGLVMQSLMIGSMNHIAEQAQGAFDLYCHGIQQERGTHP; translated from the coding sequence ATGTCAGGAAAACGCAATCTAACCGCTGCAGAGCGCCGGGAACGAACTGTCGATACGGTCATTGAATTGAGCGCACGGGATGATCCCGCCAATATCACTACCGGCAGCATCGCCAAACACATGCGGGTTACTCAAGGAGCACTGTTCCGCCACTTTCCGAGTAAGGACGCGGTCTGGGAGGCGGTCATCGGCCGAATAGCCGAGCGTATAATCAAGCGGCTGGATAGAGCCGCTGCCTCGGCAGATAGTCCTTTGGCTGCGCTGGAAGCAATGTTTCATGCCCATATCGCCTTCATTGTCGAGCACCCTGGTGTGCCTCGGCTGATGATGGGGCAACTGCAGCACGCTCGGCCGACCCCGGCCCGCCGTATGGTTCGCTCACTGCTGTTTCTCTACCGTGAGCGGATCGAGAAATTGCTGATCGAGGCACAGGAAGCCGGCGATCTGCGCCGAGAGCTGAATATCGAGGCGGCTGCCACGCAGTTCATCGGCACCATCCAGGGCCTGGTCATGCAATCGCTGATGATCGGTAGCATGAACCATATAGCCGAGCAGGCCCAAGGAGCGTTCGATCTTTACTGTCACGGCATCCAGCAGGAGCGAGGGACGCACCCATGA